Proteins encoded together in one Triticum dicoccoides isolate Atlit2015 ecotype Zavitan chromosome 7B, WEW_v2.0, whole genome shotgun sequence window:
- the LOC119335293 gene encoding uncharacterized protein LOC119335293, giving the protein MDEKSDLMLLNPVTGDKIALPPVTTMEHVKPVLNGDGVLEEYKVSFYHGKLPRVERTPYVCSLDRCGETIYIKATLSSDPSTGECIVMLIHQPYWQLSFAKVGDARWNWLQMHSFYADCMYHDGCVYAVTEEGAIDMYNLDGPSVIHRRILPDMVDMVQRYYIVQAPWGDFLQIYKKRDWDPERPVGETYATAFEVYKVDFVKQKRVKMAGIGDYALFTGKSTTSCFSVKDHPGLMSNHVYYTHDDHEDLFDCKDDPRDIGVYNLENNTRAKLVDPEPWRTWFPPIWCTPNLAKAGFPDDNGGAQ; this is encoded by the exons ATGGATGAAAAATCTGATCTGATGCTGCTCAACCCTGTCACCGGTGACAAGATTGCACTCCCTCCCGTGACAACCATGGAGCATGTTAAACCTGTCCTAAACGGTGACGGGGTTCTTGAAGAGTACAAGGTGTCTTTCTACCACGGAAAGCTTCCGAGGGTGGAGAGGACACCATATGTATGTTCATTGGATAGGTGCGGTGAAACCATCTACATAAAGGCGACTTTGTCGTCCGATCCATCGACAGGCGAATGCATTGTCATGCTCATCCATCAGCCGTACTGGCAGCTCTCGTTCGCCAAAGTGGGAGATGCTCGGTGGAACTGGCTCcaaatgcatagtttctatgcagatTGCATGTACCATGATGGTTGTGTCTATGCAGTGACTGAAGAAGGTGCGATTGATATGTACAATCTAGATGGACCATCCGTCATCCACAGAAGAATTTTACCAGATATGGTTGATATGGTCCAGAGGTACTACATTGTTCAGGCACCATGGGGAGATTTTCTCCAAATCTACAAGAAGCGGGACTGGGATCCTGAACGACCGGTTGGTGAGACATATGCCACCGCTTTCGAAGTGTACAAGGTTGATTTTGTCAAGCAGAAGCGTGTTAAGATGGCAGGGATAGGTGACTATGCGTTGTTTACCGGGAAAAGCACGACATCTTGCTTTAGCGTGAAGGATCATCCAGGCTTGATGTCAAACCATGTATATTATACTCATGATGATCATGAAGATTTATTCGACTGCAAAGATGATCCTCGTGACATAGGGGTGTACAACTTGGAGAACAATACCAGGGCCAAGTTGGTTGATCCTGAACCCTGGAGGACGTGGTTCCCTCCCATATGGTGCACACCCAACCTTGCAAAAGCAG GATTTCCAGATGATAATGGTGGGGCGCAATAG